The Desmonostoc muscorum LEGE 12446 genome includes a region encoding these proteins:
- a CDS encoding polysaccharide deacetylase family protein, translating into MENNKSFLWPEGILIGLLALGGVFSVGLMMLLRPNTSEAQSRPNINVNNVSANTGTQQRIEKLKGAMLMSWQQQAQVKGVSYPVPSRFQGAIVKAAKLTQAEKVIALTFDDGPWPQTTKQVLDILKSNNIKGTFFVVGQNLKNYPELGKEIVAQGHVIANHTWHHWYHAFNQQAAAFEIERTTDLIYQVTGVKTTLFRPPGGMMHNGLVAYAKGQKYTVVMWSADSIDYKLPAVPKLINNVIKDSKPGGIVLMHDGGGNRSRTVQALPEIISNFRNQGYRFVTVPELLEIEDTEIKLLANKK; encoded by the coding sequence GTGGAAAATAATAAGTCGTTTTTGTGGCCAGAAGGAATATTAATTGGGCTGCTTGCCTTGGGTGGTGTTTTTAGTGTTGGTTTGATGATGCTTCTGAGACCAAATACTTCCGAAGCTCAGAGTAGACCAAATATCAATGTAAACAATGTATCTGCAAACACAGGAACTCAGCAGCGCATTGAGAAATTAAAGGGAGCGATGCTGATGAGTTGGCAACAACAGGCACAAGTAAAAGGCGTCTCCTACCCCGTACCATCACGTTTTCAAGGGGCGATAGTTAAAGCGGCAAAACTGACTCAAGCAGAGAAAGTCATCGCTCTGACTTTTGATGATGGTCCTTGGCCTCAAACTACAAAGCAAGTACTAGATATCTTAAAATCAAATAACATTAAAGGGACATTTTTTGTTGTTGGGCAAAACCTGAAAAATTATCCAGAATTAGGAAAGGAAATTGTAGCTCAAGGTCATGTGATTGCCAACCATACTTGGCATCACTGGTATCACGCCTTTAATCAACAAGCGGCTGCCTTTGAAATTGAGCGGACAACAGACTTAATTTATCAAGTTACAGGTGTTAAAACAACTTTGTTCCGGCCTCCTGGAGGTATGATGCACAACGGGCTAGTTGCTTATGCCAAAGGCCAAAAATATACTGTCGTAATGTGGTCAGCTGACTCCATAGACTACAAACTGCCAGCTGTCCCAAAGTTGATTAATAATGTAATTAAAGATTCAAAGCCTGGTGGCATTGTGCTAATGCATGATGGTGGTGGTAACCGTTCCAGAACTGTGCAAGCTTTACCGGAAATAATTAGTAACTTTAGAAATCAAGGCTATCGTTTTGTTACTGTTCCAGAACTTTTAGAAATTGAAGATACAGAAATAAAGTTGCTTGCTAACAAAAAATAA
- the lepB gene encoding signal peptidase I yields the protein MIPQESDAKQERASLKVWRSWQENLILVAIALCLALLIRTFIAEPRYIPSDSMLPTLHTGDRLVVEKISYHFHPPVTGDIIVFGPPAELQRRGYPKDQAFIKRVIGQPGEVISVIQGKVYLNGQSIAEDYIAEPANQPFQPVKVPEDQFFVMGDNRNDSNDSRYWGFLPRKNIIGRATFRFWPLDRIGFI from the coding sequence ATGATTCCTCAGGAAAGTGATGCAAAGCAAGAGCGTGCGTCGTTAAAAGTATGGCGTAGTTGGCAGGAAAATCTAATTTTAGTGGCGATCGCTTTATGTTTGGCACTCCTAATTCGGACTTTTATCGCCGAACCTCGTTACATACCTTCTGACTCGATGTTACCTACCTTACATACAGGCGATCGCTTGGTGGTGGAAAAAATCTCCTATCATTTTCACCCCCCCGTAACTGGAGACATTATTGTTTTTGGGCCACCCGCAGAACTACAACGTCGAGGATATCCCAAAGACCAAGCCTTCATCAAACGAGTGATTGGCCAGCCTGGTGAGGTAATTAGTGTTATTCAAGGCAAAGTCTATCTCAACGGTCAATCCATAGCAGAAGACTACATTGCGGAACCAGCAAATCAGCCGTTTCAACCAGTGAAAGTTCCAGAAGACCAATTTTTTGTCATGGGAGATAACCGCAACGACAGTAACGACTCTCGTTATTGGGGCTTTTTACCCAGAAAAAATATCATTGGTCGGGCAACATTTCGCTTTTGGCCTCTTGATCGCATTGGGTTTATTTAA